In the genome of Hymenobacter cellulosivorans, one region contains:
- a CDS encoding DUF475 domain-containing protein, producing MPTYLEQILENPVGSLAIVGNLVIIESLLSVDNAAVLATMVGDLPKEQRKKALRYGIIGAYVFRGLCILFASFLIEFWFLKPLGGLYLLYLAYDYFRAKSGPVNQEHMEDKQQSWFFRRTLGLFGKFWATVALIELMDLAFSIDNVFAVVAFTDNLILICLGVFIGILSMRLVAQAFVLLMSKYPFLETAAFIIIGILGFKLLLSLFEHYFPHHPLSSFLSSEAADASLTVLTVAVFALPLLTSWMKQQRAR from the coding sequence ATGCCTACTTACCTCGAACAAATCCTCGAAAACCCGGTGGGCTCCCTGGCCATCGTGGGCAACCTGGTTATCATCGAAAGCCTGCTCTCGGTAGACAATGCGGCGGTGCTGGCCACCATGGTCGGCGACTTGCCCAAGGAGCAGCGCAAAAAAGCCCTGCGCTACGGCATCATCGGCGCCTACGTGTTTCGGGGCCTCTGCATCCTGTTCGCCTCTTTCCTGATTGAGTTCTGGTTTCTCAAACCCTTGGGTGGCCTCTATCTGCTGTACCTGGCCTACGATTATTTCCGGGCGAAAAGCGGCCCGGTAAATCAAGAGCACATGGAGGACAAGCAGCAGAGCTGGTTTTTTCGCCGCACCCTGGGTTTGTTCGGCAAGTTCTGGGCCACCGTAGCCCTGATTGAGCTCATGGACCTGGCCTTCAGCATCGACAACGTGTTTGCCGTCGTTGCCTTCACCGATAACCTGATTCTGATCTGCCTGGGCGTGTTCATCGGCATTCTGTCCATGCGGCTAGTGGCCCAGGCCTTCGTGTTGCTCATGTCCAAGTACCCGTTCCTGGAAACGGCCGCCTTTATTATCATCGGTATTCTGGGGTTCAAGCTGCTGCTCTCCTTGTTCGAGCATTATTTCCCCCACCACCCACTAAGCAGCTTTTTAAGCAGCGAGGCGGCCGATGCGAGCCTGACAGTGCTTACCGTGGCCGTCTTTGCTCTGCCCCTGCTGACCTCCTGGATGAAGCAGCAACGTGCCCGATAA
- a CDS encoding DUF2490 domain-containing protein translates to MKKIMFFLLLLMLAYGPTRAQNRGKYNGWLQYTGTYSLNQRFDVNLGAQYRAYNGLTDKRLLLGLANLQYNLKSLPMSVAAGYMYLQLQPYADAEQTQKLDNRENRLYQQLIVNNKLGRARLLHRYRIEERWTPGDFRLRFRYLASLRLPLGPRALESPKWYVTIKDEIRLSNEANPFDSNRVWGGVGYVLNKHLGGELLWMTQFNGGSDRPNYLAFILRHDFGWSADQPERRPRFLPQ, encoded by the coding sequence ATGAAAAAGATTATGTTCTTCCTTCTGTTATTGATGCTGGCCTACGGGCCCACGCGGGCCCAAAACCGGGGCAAGTACAATGGCTGGCTACAATACACGGGTACGTACTCGCTGAACCAGCGCTTCGACGTGAACCTGGGCGCTCAGTACCGCGCTTACAATGGCCTGACCGACAAGCGTCTGCTCCTTGGCCTGGCTAACCTGCAGTATAACCTCAAGAGTCTGCCCATGTCGGTGGCGGCCGGCTACATGTATCTGCAGCTGCAGCCCTACGCCGACGCCGAGCAAACCCAGAAGCTGGATAACCGCGAAAACCGGCTCTATCAGCAGCTCATCGTCAACAATAAGCTGGGCCGGGCCCGGCTGCTGCACCGCTACCGCATCGAGGAGCGCTGGACGCCCGGCGACTTCCGGCTGCGCTTCCGCTACTTGGCCTCATTACGCCTGCCACTGGGTCCCCGGGCCCTGGAAAGCCCGAAATGGTACGTCACCATCAAGGATGAAATTCGCCTCAGCAATGAAGCCAACCCCTTCGACAGCAACCGGGTGTGGGGCGGTGTAGGCTATGTGCTTAACAAGCACCTGGGCGGCGAGCTGCTCTGGATGACCCAGTTCAACGGGGGCTCTGACCGTCCCAACTACCTGGCCTTCATCCTGCGCCACGACTTCGGCTGGTCGGCCGACCAGCCCGAGCGCCGCCCCCGCTTCCTGCCCCAGTAA
- a CDS encoding CitMHS family transporter, whose amino-acid sequence MMLDGVKKIAPTGVMLIFAIMYFGIMTDAGLFDPIVARIVKVVGGDPLKVVLGTAVLALSVSLDGDGTTTYIIVVAAMLPLYRRLKMNPLILTATAFLSSAVMNILPWGGPTARVLSALHLDSSQVFTPLIPAMIVAAGWVLFVAYIFGKREQKRLGITVITEEAETLVAEAHPEELALRRPRLLWVNALLTLALLVGLFLDIVPLPVLFMTAFALGMLINYPQLGEQRGRLNAHAGNAMIVAGMVFAAGIFTGILAGTKMVDAMSLTIVTLIPDSLGPHLPILTGITSAPFTFFMSNDAYYFGILPLVTKAAAQFGVSVVDMGRASLLGQSVHLLSPLVPSTYLLAGLAGVDFGDHQRFTLKWACGTVLVMLITCLILGVVPV is encoded by the coding sequence ATGATGCTGGACGGAGTCAAGAAGATTGCGCCCACCGGCGTGATGCTGATTTTCGCCATCATGTACTTCGGCATCATGACCGACGCGGGCCTGTTCGACCCCATCGTGGCCCGAATTGTGAAAGTGGTGGGCGGCGACCCGCTCAAGGTGGTCCTGGGCACGGCCGTGCTGGCTTTGTCGGTGTCGCTCGACGGCGACGGCACGACTACCTACATCATTGTGGTGGCGGCCATGCTGCCTCTCTACCGGCGGCTGAAAATGAACCCGCTTATCCTCACGGCCACTGCCTTTTTGTCGAGCGCCGTGATGAACATTCTGCCCTGGGGTGGCCCCACGGCCCGCGTCCTGTCGGCCCTGCACCTGGACTCCTCCCAGGTGTTCACCCCGCTTATTCCGGCTATGATTGTGGCGGCGGGCTGGGTGCTGTTTGTGGCCTACATCTTCGGCAAGCGCGAGCAAAAGCGCCTGGGCATCACCGTCATCACCGAAGAGGCCGAAACGCTGGTAGCCGAAGCTCACCCTGAAGAGCTGGCGCTGCGCCGGCCCAGGCTGCTCTGGGTGAATGCACTACTTACTCTGGCCCTGCTCGTGGGCTTGTTTCTGGACATCGTGCCGCTGCCAGTGCTGTTTATGACGGCCTTCGCCCTGGGCATGCTCATTAACTACCCCCAACTGGGCGAGCAGCGGGGCCGCCTGAACGCACACGCCGGCAACGCCATGATTGTGGCCGGGATGGTGTTTGCCGCCGGCATTTTCACCGGCATTCTGGCCGGCACCAAGATGGTAGACGCCATGTCGCTAACCATCGTGACGCTGATTCCCGATTCGCTGGGGCCCCACCTGCCCATCCTGACGGGTATTACCAGTGCCCCCTTTACCTTCTTTATGAGCAACGATGCCTACTATTTTGGCATTCTGCCCCTGGTCACGAAGGCTGCCGCGCAGTTTGGTGTGAGCGTGGTCGATATGGGCCGGGCCTCGTTGCTGGGGCAGTCGGTGCACTTGCTCAGCCCCCTGGTGCCCTCTACTTACCTGCTGGCCGGCCTGGCCGGGGTAGACTTCGGCGACCATCAGCGCTTCACCCTGAAATGGGCCTGCGGCACCGTACTGGTGATGCTCATTACCTGCCTGATTCTGGGCGTGGTGCCGGTGTAG
- a CDS encoding response regulator transcription factor, whose product MKLLIVEDEPELAAGMSSYLRGQHYVCELATTFDQAQEMMLLYDYDCILLDLTLPGGDGLALLRELKAQRPEAGVIITSARNAVDDRIAGLHLGADDYLPKPFHLPELSARVAAIVRRRRYNGANLVSVGELQVDVAARLASLRGQALNLTRTELNLLLLLLANQGRVISKGAIAEHLSGNDAEQFDTYETVYAHVKNLKRKLTEAGAPNYIRMVYGLGYRFDPDLE is encoded by the coding sequence ATGAAACTATTAATCGTTGAAGATGAGCCCGAGCTGGCCGCCGGCATGAGCAGCTACCTGCGCGGGCAGCACTACGTGTGTGAGCTGGCCACAACCTTCGATCAGGCCCAGGAGATGATGCTGCTTTATGACTACGACTGTATTCTGCTGGATCTAACGCTGCCGGGCGGGGATGGGCTGGCGCTGCTGCGGGAGCTTAAGGCCCAGCGGCCGGAAGCCGGCGTCATCATTACCTCGGCCCGCAACGCCGTGGATGACCGGATTGCCGGCTTGCATCTGGGCGCTGATGACTATTTACCCAAGCCCTTCCATTTGCCCGAGCTTAGTGCCCGCGTGGCGGCCATTGTGCGCCGCCGCCGCTACAACGGCGCCAACTTGGTGAGCGTGGGCGAGCTGCAGGTGGATGTGGCCGCCCGCCTAGCCTCGCTGCGGGGCCAGGCGCTGAACCTGACCCGTACTGAGCTGAACCTGCTGTTGCTGCTGCTGGCCAACCAGGGCCGCGTCATCAGTAAAGGGGCCATTGCCGAGCACCTTTCCGGTAACGACGCCGAGCAGTTTGACACCTACGAAACGGTGTACGCGCACGTGAAAAACCTCAAGCGCAAGCTCACCGAGGCCGGGGCTCCCAACTACATCCGCATGGTGTACGGCCTGGGCTACCGCTTCGACCCCGATTTAGAATAG
- a CDS encoding sensor histidine kinase: MKLLTRTTLIFLLYASVVAGAGTFVYYGLIHKLYYAYVDRTLSRRKLRVEKALRLYLHSPADLAYWHQLDHNVEFVPLPAPPPRRPDQLRERLMYNELTGKSQPYRQLSSAVLFQGRPYELQIRVSLFDTQQLLLRIVLAGAGLFGLLVLGLFGLQFVLNRRLWQPFYVLLEQLQRYKLNRNEPITLPATSIREFQQLQEAVQLLLRQNQHVYRQQKEFTENAAHEIQTPLAVLRTQLDLLVQAPGLTEEQAGYIEGIMGVTQRLTHLTKSLLLLAQLDNQLFFPAETVDVATILRTQLSHLQHLVATRRLTLETDIAASVPMQIHRGLLEVLVSNLLVNAIRHNIAQGHLLVRLTPEALTVENTGQEQSLQEAGLFSRFHKASDGSAEGVGLGLTLVLQICTNCGLPLRYSYVAPGRHRQQVLLH; encoded by the coding sequence ATGAAACTCCTCACCCGCACCACCCTGATTTTTCTGCTGTATGCCAGCGTGGTGGCCGGGGCCGGCACGTTCGTGTACTACGGCCTGATTCACAAGCTTTACTACGCCTACGTCGACCGGACCCTGAGCCGACGCAAGCTGCGGGTCGAAAAAGCCCTGCGCCTGTATCTGCACAGTCCGGCCGACCTAGCATACTGGCATCAGCTGGATCATAACGTGGAGTTCGTGCCCCTGCCTGCGCCGCCCCCGCGCCGCCCCGACCAGCTCCGGGAGCGGCTGATGTACAACGAGCTAACGGGCAAAAGCCAGCCCTACCGCCAGCTTTCCTCAGCCGTGCTGTTTCAGGGCCGCCCCTACGAGCTGCAAATCCGGGTTTCCCTGTTCGATACCCAGCAACTGCTTTTGCGCATCGTGCTGGCGGGCGCAGGGCTGTTTGGGCTGCTGGTGCTCGGGTTGTTCGGGCTGCAGTTTGTGCTGAATCGACGGCTGTGGCAGCCCTTTTACGTGCTGCTCGAGCAACTACAGCGTTACAAGCTCAACCGCAACGAGCCCATCACGCTGCCGGCCACTTCCATCCGGGAGTTTCAGCAGTTGCAGGAGGCCGTGCAGCTGCTGCTGCGCCAAAACCAGCACGTGTACCGGCAGCAAAAGGAATTCACGGAAAATGCGGCCCACGAAATTCAAACTCCGCTAGCCGTGTTGCGCACCCAGCTTGATTTGCTGGTTCAGGCGCCGGGCTTGACGGAAGAGCAAGCCGGCTACATCGAAGGCATTATGGGCGTGACGCAGAGGCTCACCCACCTCACCAAAAGCCTGCTACTACTGGCCCAGCTTGACAATCAGCTGTTTTTCCCCGCGGAAACCGTGGACGTAGCGACCATCCTGCGCACGCAACTTTCCCACCTACAGCATTTGGTGGCAACGCGGCGCCTTACGCTAGAAACCGACATTGCGGCCTCCGTACCGATGCAGATTCACCGTGGACTTCTGGAAGTACTGGTCAGTAATCTGCTGGTCAATGCCATTCGGCACAATATCGCGCAAGGACACCTTCTCGTGCGCTTAACACCAGAGGCCCTGACGGTAGAAAACACCGGCCAGGAACAGTCGTTGCAGGAAGCTGGCCTGTTCAGTCGCTTTCACAAAGCTTCCGACGGCTCGGCGGAGGGTGTCGGGCTAGGCTTGACCCTGGTGCTGCAAATTTGCACGAATTGCGGGTTGCCGTTACGCTACAGCTACGTGGCCCCAGGACGTCATCGACAACAGGTGTTGCTCCATTAA
- the hscB gene encoding Fe-S protein assembly co-chaperone HscB, whose amino-acid sequence MSPDYFEFYGLPETFQPDAAALKSKYYALSREYHPDFHATATPARQQEILQLATLNTNAYRTLSNPDQRMAYILNRHGLLEEGKQELPADFLMEVMELNEQLMELEFEPDPAIVQRVEQEAQALTATLDAGIAPVLAGYEGLPSDVKPQALQQIRTYYLKKRYLLRIHESLTKFATRS is encoded by the coding sequence ATGAGCCCCGACTACTTCGAATTCTACGGCCTGCCCGAAACCTTTCAGCCTGATGCTGCCGCGCTGAAAAGCAAATACTACGCGCTGAGCCGCGAATACCACCCCGACTTCCACGCCACGGCCACGCCCGCGCGGCAGCAGGAGATTTTGCAGCTAGCCACACTCAACACTAACGCCTACCGCACCCTGTCGAACCCCGACCAGCGCATGGCTTACATTCTGAACCGACACGGACTGTTGGAAGAAGGCAAGCAGGAATTGCCCGCCGACTTTCTAATGGAAGTAATGGAGCTGAACGAGCAGCTGATGGAGCTGGAGTTTGAGCCCGACCCGGCCATCGTGCAGCGTGTGGAGCAGGAAGCCCAGGCCCTGACCGCAACTCTGGACGCGGGCATTGCGCCGGTTCTGGCTGGCTATGAGGGCCTACCGTCCGATGTGAAGCCTCAGGCGCTGCAGCAAATCCGCACCTATTATCTGAAAAAGCGGTATTTGTTGCGTATTCACGAAAGTCTCACTAAGTTTGCAACCCGTTCCTGA
- a CDS encoding putative quinol monooxygenase translates to MLTRIVRMTFQPEKVADFLAIFRDSENKIRNTPGCRHLELWQDADVPNVYCTHSRWDSATDLDNYRRSALFGQVWPATKALFAAPPLAFSVYPAGPESTSSPLSTT, encoded by the coding sequence ATGCTGACCCGTATCGTGCGGATGACCTTCCAACCGGAAAAAGTAGCCGATTTCCTGGCCATATTCCGGGATTCGGAAAATAAAATCCGGAATACGCCCGGCTGCCGGCACTTGGAACTGTGGCAAGATGCCGATGTGCCCAACGTGTACTGCACCCACAGCCGCTGGGACTCGGCCACCGATCTGGATAACTACCGCCGCTCGGCGCTGTTTGGACAAGTATGGCCGGCTACCAAAGCATTGTTTGCCGCCCCGCCCCTGGCCTTTTCCGTATACCCGGCGGGCCCGGAGTCCACTTCTTCTCCCCTGTCCACCACCTGA
- a CDS encoding SAM hydrolase/SAM-dependent halogenase family protein — translation MGLITFLSDFGYRDHYVAAVKARIMQLAPTQPVLDISHAVEPFNIAHALHVLDSVFRDFPKGSVHLVGVNDHGGARGSWQAALFENHYFVAANNGLLTLLTDGKPDELVQIPAAPTSSPTRDILAPAAVHLAKGGLISDLGPTATDSYQLLNRQLRLQDNRITGHVIHVDHYGNLITNISRTALEVIGRGRPCTIHFARETVRDIAAHFQASDPGDAVCIFNSQDRLCIGVNQGNAAELLGLYFDSQVDIRFPVEG, via the coding sequence ATGGGGCTGATTACGTTTCTGTCCGACTTTGGATACCGCGACCATTACGTGGCCGCGGTGAAAGCACGGATTATGCAGCTGGCGCCCACCCAACCGGTTCTGGACATCAGCCACGCTGTCGAACCCTTTAACATCGCGCACGCCTTACACGTTCTCGATTCGGTATTTCGGGACTTTCCCAAGGGCTCGGTGCACCTGGTGGGCGTGAATGACCACGGCGGGGCCCGGGGTAGCTGGCAGGCGGCTTTATTTGAGAACCACTACTTCGTGGCGGCCAACAACGGCCTGCTCACGCTGCTCACCGACGGCAAGCCCGACGAGCTGGTCCAGATTCCGGCCGCGCCGACCTCCTCTCCCACCCGCGACATCCTGGCCCCGGCTGCTGTGCATCTGGCTAAGGGCGGGCTGATTTCCGACCTGGGCCCGACTGCTACCGACTCGTACCAGCTGCTGAACCGGCAGCTACGCCTGCAGGACAACCGCATCACGGGCCACGTCATTCACGTCGACCACTACGGCAACCTGATTACCAACATCAGCCGCACGGCTTTGGAAGTTATTGGCCGAGGCCGGCCCTGCACCATTCATTTCGCCCGCGAAACCGTGCGCGACATTGCTGCTCACTTCCAGGCCTCCGACCCCGGCGACGCGGTGTGTATTTTCAACAGCCAGGACCGGCTCTGCATTGGCGTCAACCAAGGCAACGCCGCTGAGCTGCTCGGTCTTTACTTCGATTCACAGGTAGACATCCGCTTCCCAGTGGAAGGCTAG
- a CDS encoding PhoH family protein yields the protein MVEKIITLENVSLVDFLGPDNQNIRQLAAAFPGSKIISRGNEIKIQGQTPVIARINEILSSLIEHYHQFGQITDRTVAQYLASADDELEERQIAMTSPADVIVFGAKGGVIKAKTPNQQRLVDAVMKNDLVFALGPAGTGKTYISVALAVRALKNKEVKKIIISRPVVEAGESLGFLPGDMKEKVDPYLRPIYDALEDMIPAEKLKFYQENKIIEIAPLAYMRGRTLNNAFVLLDEAQNTTPSQLKMFLTRMGPMAKVMVNGDRSQIDLPTKQKSGLMQALDILKDVRGIGFVEMNADDVVRHRLVKEIVVAYDRHDVQEQRDQANRPVREARPYRSSNPNQAPDPARHPDARPENDGMSNLPVNHEQQL from the coding sequence TTGGTCGAGAAAATCATCACGCTCGAAAACGTCTCTCTTGTCGACTTCCTCGGACCCGACAATCAGAACATCCGCCAGCTGGCCGCGGCCTTTCCCGGCAGCAAGATCATTTCGCGAGGCAACGAAATTAAGATTCAGGGGCAGACGCCCGTAATTGCCAGGATCAATGAAATCCTGTCGTCCCTAATCGAGCATTATCACCAATTCGGGCAAATCACCGATAGAACCGTCGCCCAGTACCTGGCCTCCGCCGATGACGAGCTGGAGGAGCGGCAGATTGCGATGACGTCGCCGGCCGATGTCATCGTGTTTGGGGCCAAAGGCGGCGTTATCAAGGCCAAAACGCCGAATCAGCAGCGCCTCGTGGACGCCGTCATGAAGAATGACCTCGTTTTTGCCCTCGGGCCAGCCGGTACCGGTAAAACCTATATTTCGGTGGCCCTGGCCGTGCGGGCGCTGAAAAACAAGGAGGTTAAGAAGATCATCATTTCCCGTCCCGTGGTGGAAGCCGGCGAAAGCCTGGGCTTTTTGCCCGGCGACATGAAGGAAAAGGTAGACCCCTATCTGCGCCCGATTTACGATGCTCTGGAAGACATGATTCCGGCCGAAAAGCTGAAATTCTATCAGGAAAACAAGATCATCGAAATTGCTCCGCTGGCTTACATGCGCGGCCGCACGCTCAACAACGCCTTCGTGCTGCTGGATGAGGCTCAGAACACGACGCCTTCTCAGCTGAAGATGTTTTTGACCCGCATGGGCCCGATGGCGAAAGTTATGGTCAACGGTGACCGGAGCCAGATTGACCTGCCTACCAAGCAGAAATCGGGCTTGATGCAGGCCCTGGACATTCTGAAGGATGTGCGCGGCATCGGCTTTGTGGAAATGAATGCCGACGACGTGGTGCGTCACCGTCTGGTAAAGGAAATCGTGGTAGCCTACGACCGGCACGACGTGCAGGAGCAGCGCGACCAGGCCAACCGCCCCGTGCGCGAGGCCCGGCCTTACCGCTCCTCCAACCCTAACCAGGCGCCCGACCCAGCCCGTCACCCCGATGCCCGGCCCGAGAATGACGGGATGAGCAACTTGCCCGTTAATCACGAGCAGCAGCTGTAA
- a CDS encoding GNAT family N-acetyltransferase: protein MITAEPVSDLRDLDAAFTIRETVFVHEQGVPADAEYDIHDRTDARHYLARAVDGTPCGAARWRTTENGVKLERFAVLEPFRNQAVGSVLLKRVLDDVRAAHPEATVYLNAQLRAIPFYERHGFTKVGDQFTECDIEHFKMIWNQ, encoded by the coding sequence ATGATTACCGCTGAGCCCGTTTCTGACCTGCGCGACCTGGACGCCGCCTTTACCATCCGCGAAACCGTATTCGTGCACGAGCAGGGCGTGCCCGCCGACGCCGAGTACGACATCCACGACCGAACCGACGCCCGTCACTACCTAGCCCGTGCCGTCGACGGTACGCCTTGTGGGGCGGCCCGCTGGCGCACCACCGAGAACGGGGTGAAGCTGGAGCGGTTTGCCGTGCTGGAGCCATTCCGCAATCAAGCCGTGGGCAGCGTACTACTGAAGCGCGTGCTGGACGATGTGCGGGCGGCTCACCCCGAGGCTACGGTGTACTTGAATGCCCAATTGCGGGCCATACCGTTTTACGAGCGGCACGGCTTTACCAAAGTCGGGGACCAGTTCACCGAGTGCGACATTGAGCACTTCAAGATGATCTGGAATCAATAG
- a CDS encoding ComEC/Rec2 family competence protein, which yields MIQWAPYAFVRLFLALAAGVLAYLYFGAELPELRGLLVSIVLLFIGLQTWASRQPSSGPTDAAGLLAMCALFVAGLTLTQQATEKRQPEHLSQLKGSVEFYRAVVDDYTVVRPATYATTVRVSAVRIAGQWRAALGGIRVSVPRDSGVTVPRYGDVWLVRGGPAPAKAPLNPGEFDYRRYLGYHQVYHQQFIHADQYQLIAFQPPSYLKAVSMRAARVLDGVFRQYVREKREYALASALVLGIKDDVDQDTKQAYASTGTTHIMAVSGLQVGLLFGAVTWLLGLLPGQRGPLFRLITAGLGLGVIWSYAFLTGLSASVLRAAVMFSFVILARASGRQSNMYNTLAVAAFCLLCYDPYLLADVGFQLSFLAVLSIVYLQSRIAAWLDFKDKAAARIRPWQPRAVQQFWRVGGWLADWIWQAMALSLAAQVATFPLGLFYFHQFPLSFLASNLVAVPISSLAVYVGLALLVVKGVVAVSGMLLPATVVSALDWLPRGIAWLFETMIWLFNEYIFWIGRTMPGALIQNVHVTPLQAWLIFAMILAGLVFLAVKRLPWLGVACALMAGFAGTRVWAACALTSDEELIIYSIPRRSVCGFWQGATAHIITIDSLPLSETERTYRIVPGIIQREARRVTYHTGWNQAPMPTAQPAPQVTVAVWRGLSLAFVSGRLDGAQQPTPVQVVVLRRNAWVTPGELAQVFGSGARVVFDSSCKSWYVARQDSLLQAAGFQTHDVTSKGAFIIRPRPLVGSVGVLAETE from the coding sequence ATGATTCAGTGGGCTCCGTATGCCTTCGTGCGCCTATTTCTGGCCCTGGCCGCTGGGGTGTTGGCTTACCTGTATTTCGGAGCCGAACTGCCGGAGTTGCGCGGGCTCCTGGTAAGTATTGTCCTGCTCTTTATTGGCCTGCAAACCTGGGCCAGCCGTCAGCCCAGTTCGGGGCCCACCGACGCGGCGGGGTTGCTGGCTATGTGCGCGTTGTTTGTAGCTGGCCTTACGCTCACCCAGCAAGCCACCGAAAAGCGTCAGCCAGAGCACCTGAGCCAGCTGAAAGGTTCTGTTGAGTTTTACCGCGCTGTCGTCGACGACTACACTGTGGTCCGACCCGCTACCTACGCCACCACCGTGCGAGTGTCGGCCGTGCGCATAGCCGGGCAGTGGCGGGCGGCACTGGGCGGCATTCGGGTTTCGGTGCCGCGCGACTCGGGCGTAACCGTGCCCCGCTACGGCGACGTCTGGCTCGTGCGCGGTGGCCCGGCCCCTGCCAAAGCCCCGCTCAACCCTGGTGAGTTCGACTACCGCCGCTACCTGGGTTACCACCAGGTGTACCACCAGCAATTCATTCACGCCGACCAGTACCAGTTGATTGCCTTTCAGCCGCCCTCGTATCTGAAGGCTGTCAGCATGCGGGCCGCGCGGGTGCTCGATGGAGTTTTTCGGCAATACGTGCGTGAAAAGCGGGAATATGCTCTGGCTTCGGCGCTGGTGCTGGGCATCAAGGACGACGTGGACCAGGATACCAAGCAGGCCTATGCCAGCACCGGCACGACCCACATTATGGCCGTATCGGGTTTGCAGGTAGGCTTGTTGTTCGGGGCCGTAACCTGGCTGCTGGGGCTGCTGCCCGGTCAGCGCGGGCCGCTGTTCCGGCTAATTACGGCAGGGCTGGGACTGGGCGTTATCTGGAGCTACGCTTTCCTGACGGGCTTGTCGGCTTCGGTGCTGCGGGCGGCCGTCATGTTCAGCTTCGTAATTCTGGCCCGGGCTTCGGGGCGGCAGAGCAATATGTACAATACGCTGGCTGTGGCTGCCTTCTGCCTGCTTTGCTACGACCCTTACCTGCTGGCCGACGTGGGTTTTCAGCTCTCCTTTCTGGCTGTGCTCAGCATCGTGTACTTGCAGTCCCGTATTGCTGCCTGGCTTGATTTCAAGGATAAAGCGGCGGCCCGCATCCGGCCCTGGCAGCCCCGGGCTGTGCAACAGTTCTGGCGGGTTGGTGGCTGGTTAGCCGACTGGATCTGGCAGGCCATGGCGCTGTCGTTGGCCGCGCAGGTAGCCACGTTTCCGCTGGGGTTGTTTTATTTCCACCAGTTTCCGCTCAGCTTTCTGGCCTCCAACCTGGTAGCCGTGCCCATTTCGTCCCTGGCGGTTTATGTTGGGTTGGCGCTGCTGGTGGTGAAAGGGGTGGTGGCCGTGAGCGGAATGTTGCTGCCCGCGACAGTGGTTTCGGCCCTCGACTGGCTGCCCCGGGGCATTGCTTGGTTGTTTGAGACAATGATTTGGCTGTTCAACGAGTACATTTTCTGGATTGGCCGCACCATGCCCGGCGCCCTGATTCAAAACGTGCACGTGACGCCGCTACAGGCCTGGCTGATTTTTGCCATGATTCTGGCGGGGCTCGTCTTCCTGGCCGTTAAGCGGCTGCCCTGGCTGGGAGTAGCCTGCGCCCTGATGGCCGGGTTTGCCGGCACCCGCGTATGGGCCGCCTGTGCGCTGACCTCTGACGAAGAGCTGATTATCTATAGTATTCCGCGCCGCTCGGTGTGCGGCTTCTGGCAGGGCGCTACCGCCCACATCATCACTATCGATTCGCTGCCGCTGTCGGAAACCGAGCGGACCTACCGCATTGTGCCGGGCATTATTCAGCGCGAAGCTCGCCGCGTGACTTATCATACCGGCTGGAATCAGGCCCCAATGCCCACAGCCCAGCCTGCGCCCCAGGTAACGGTAGCGGTGTGGCGCGGCCTGTCGCTAGCCTTCGTGAGTGGCCGGCTCGATGGGGCCCAACAGCCCACTCCGGTACAGGTAGTTGTGCTGCGCCGCAATGCCTGGGTGACTCCCGGCGAGTTAGCCCAAGTGTTTGGCTCGGGTGCCCGGGTTGTTTTCGATTCTTCCTGCAAATCCTGGTACGTTGCTCGTCAGGATTCGCTGCTGCAAGCGGCTGGCTTTCAAACGCATGACGTGACTAGTAAAGGGGCGTTCATCATCCGGCCGCGGCCTCTTGTCGGCTCAGTTGGAGTGCTGGCCGAAACCGAATAG